The Elusimicrobiales bacterium genome has a segment encoding these proteins:
- a CDS encoding TM0106 family RecB-like putative nuclease has protein sequence MTLYEELSGGRMPDPASDFGASRLYTLLESPFSLWCDYHAPRQELKDETNRYDKLRFRQSRSAADQWLMSLYPSVVSAYRPAPEDSFRVTLEAMAAGAPVISQAFLWNHKKAMFGRTVLVKKEGGNSVFGQYHYEITQLKQALEIKEHYALQAMFLNEILSDMQGFAPSSATIHLKSGDRVIERTEWAHRLDAELERWRDIKAGTLEPELGRPPLAALSPWRQYGNKLAFERKELTLLAGYKWDVRDKLRRAGIKTTDDAATAGLAKLKEAVGGDAVGVYGNALAYLHNKPVLKNRQAFPPRRGARNLYFDFETSDSLSSRYPPHVYLIGIWDKEAAKYVAFTAKGAEEEEKIFKDFAAYVGDANQAALYHWTEYEVNQMRAIAAKYPAIAGTINTLISACVDLKEAVKKAFYIPAPSFSLKAVAPAFGFKWRQSDVGAMDAMVCYWDWLAGDEQAIKKALDYNEDDCYSMLHIDQTLEKLQPVEFPTEKS, from the coding sequence ATGACACTCTATGAAGAGCTTTCCGGCGGCAGAATGCCGGACCCCGCATCGGATTTCGGCGCATCGCGGCTGTATACGCTTCTTGAAAGCCCTTTTTCGCTCTGGTGCGACTATCACGCCCCCCGCCAGGAACTGAAAGACGAAACCAACCGTTACGACAAGCTCCGCTTCCGCCAAAGCCGCAGCGCCGCGGACCAGTGGCTGATGTCGCTTTACCCTAGCGTCGTATCGGCCTACCGCCCCGCGCCGGAAGACAGTTTCCGCGTCACTCTGGAAGCCATGGCGGCGGGCGCGCCGGTCATCTCGCAGGCGTTTTTGTGGAATCATAAAAAAGCGATGTTTGGCAGGACGGTTCTGGTTAAAAAAGAGGGGGGAAACTCGGTTTTCGGCCAGTATCATTACGAAATCACGCAGCTGAAGCAGGCTTTGGAAATAAAAGAGCATTACGCGCTTCAGGCGATGTTTCTGAACGAGATTTTGTCGGACATGCAGGGCTTTGCCCCGTCGTCGGCGACAATCCACCTGAAATCCGGCGACAGGGTTATTGAGCGGACGGAATGGGCGCACAGGCTGGACGCCGAACTTGAGCGCTGGCGCGACATCAAAGCCGGAACACTGGAGCCGGAGCTTGGCCGCCCCCCGCTTGCCGCTCTTTCGCCCTGGCGGCAATACGGCAACAAGCTGGCATTTGAGCGTAAAGAGCTTACCCTGCTGGCCGGCTATAAATGGGATGTGCGCGACAAATTGCGCCGCGCAGGCATCAAAACCACGGACGACGCCGCCACTGCCGGTCTGGCAAAGCTTAAAGAGGCTGTCGGCGGCGATGCCGTTGGCGTCTATGGCAATGCGCTGGCATACCTCCATAACAAACCGGTGCTGAAAAACCGTCAGGCATTTCCGCCGAGGCGTGGCGCGCGCAACCTGTATTTTGATTTTGAAACGTCGGACAGCCTTTCCTCCAGGTACCCGCCGCATGTCTATCTCATCGGCATTTGGGACAAGGAAGCCGCAAAATACGTGGCATTCACCGCCAAAGGCGCGGAAGAGGAAGAAAAGATTTTCAAGGATTTCGCCGCCTATGTGGGCGACGCGAATCAGGCCGCGCTATACCACTGGACCGAATACGAAGTAAACCAGATGCGCGCCATCGCCGCCAAGTATCCGGCGATAGCCGGCACAATCAATACGCTTATTTCCGCCTGCGTGGACCTCAAGGAAGCGGTGAAAAAAGCCTTCTACATCCCTGCGCCGAGTTTTTCGCTCAAGGCGGTGGCCCCGGCTTTTGGTTTCAAATGGCGGCAGAGCGATGTGGGCGCGATGGACGCGATGGTATGCTACTGGGACTGGCTGGCCGGCGATGAGCAAGCCATCAAAAAAGCGCTGGACTATAATGAAGACGACTGCTATTCCATGCTTCACATAGACCAAACTCTGGAAAAACTCCAGCCGGTGGAATTCCCCACAGAAAAATCTTGA
- a CDS encoding type III pantothenate kinase yields MLLALDVGNSQIYGAVFEGEKPLCEFRKTSKLPVSADELGLFLRSVLRENSVNPQEVREVAVASVVPDLAYTIRHCCEKYFGARPFTLGPGVKTGLNVKYKNPAEVGADRIANAVAVTHLYPGKNAVVIDFGTATTFCAVSKTRDYLGGVILPGLRTAMEALAEKTAKLFPVEIVRPPELVGRTTASSIQSGLYYGNLAVIREFSREMKAGCFGGENAIVIATGGFSHLFEQENVFDALVPDLVLTGLRLAYEMNRGDKNEDRNA; encoded by the coding sequence ATGCTGCTCGCCCTTGACGTCGGAAACAGCCAGATATACGGCGCGGTGTTTGAAGGGGAAAAGCCGCTTTGCGAATTCCGCAAAACCTCCAAGCTGCCGGTTTCAGCCGACGAGCTGGGGTTGTTCCTGCGCTCGGTGCTGCGCGAGAATTCGGTGAACCCGCAGGAAGTGCGGGAAGTGGCGGTAGCCTCGGTGGTGCCGGATCTGGCATATACCATACGCCATTGCTGCGAGAAGTATTTCGGCGCGCGGCCCTTCACGCTGGGGCCGGGAGTTAAAACCGGGCTTAACGTGAAATACAAAAATCCCGCCGAAGTCGGCGCGGACAGGATAGCCAACGCCGTCGCCGTAACGCATCTCTATCCCGGGAAAAACGCGGTGGTTATAGATTTCGGCACCGCCACCACTTTCTGCGCCGTTTCAAAGACGCGGGATTATCTGGGCGGCGTCATTCTGCCGGGCTTGCGCACGGCGATGGAAGCTCTTGCCGAAAAAACCGCGAAGCTGTTTCCGGTTGAAATAGTCAGGCCGCCGGAACTAGTGGGCCGGACCACGGCTTCCAGCATACAGTCCGGGCTTTATTACGGCAACCTGGCGGTTATACGGGAATTTTCGCGCGAGATGAAGGCCGGCTGCTTCGGCGGCGAAAACGCCATCGTCATAGCCACCGGCGGCTTTTCCCATTTGTTTGAGCAGGAGAATGTCTTTGACGCGCTGGTGCCGGACCTGGTGCTTACCGGACTGCGCCTTGCTTACGAAATGAACAGGGGCGACAAAAATGAAGATAGAAATGCTTAA
- a CDS encoding amino acid permease: MSNSYQPGGSMRVRQTLVLTTAMLTFIPFWKAAAVVLCDFGSSAFYAGGIAWQAFGPAFPWYVMAVMLFSGAMLAVYLESCAMFVRGGVYKVVKAGLGDTLAKVSVSAIMFDYCLTGPISGVSAGHYLAGLLNSLLPYADISWTFSPNKFAVFFALAVTAFFWRQNIRGVHESSEISVGIVAYTTVISTVLLGWAAYAVASSPVKMPTFELAFTKESLGWASVDWLKAFGFAGVIMAFGHSVLALSGLETMAQVYREMESPKMKNLKKTAVSVFAYALIFTGVLTFLCALLIPPASIAQYADNMLSGLAMSLPGPMWSRLLMQALVVAGGVVMLSGAVNTAIIGANGVLGRVAEDGVLDDWFRRLHPRYGTTGRIINLIALIQVVIILLCRGDVYLLGEAYAFGVMWSFVFMTLSVLVLRFKDASAREWMVPLNLSAGRWKLPLGVAAILVVLVSVAAMNLVTKKAATVSGVAFTAVFYALFQFSHRRARGPEAADQPHEEKINISKVSDISRELEKSGKASRILVAARNPENLYHLQKTLETADRDNTDIVVLTSRVARGLQLGPEEASPGAEETELFTRVILLAEKYGRTVIPLFVLSNDSFYAMAQVACAMKADQIVMGVSGAHGADSQLERLVMAWGAVRSDAPEKPVLARVIWQGRELSFELT; encoded by the coding sequence ATGAGCAATTCATACCAACCGGGCGGCTCCATGCGCGTCCGCCAGACGCTGGTGCTTACCACCGCGATGCTCACCTTTATTCCATTCTGGAAAGCGGCGGCTGTGGTGCTGTGCGATTTCGGCTCCAGCGCGTTTTACGCCGGCGGCATAGCGTGGCAGGCTTTCGGGCCGGCTTTCCCGTGGTATGTGATGGCGGTGATGCTGTTTTCCGGCGCGATGCTGGCGGTGTATCTGGAATCGTGCGCGATGTTCGTGCGCGGCGGGGTTTACAAGGTGGTCAAGGCCGGGCTGGGCGACACATTGGCGAAGGTTTCCGTCTCGGCCATCATGTTTGATTACTGCCTTACCGGGCCGATAAGCGGCGTCTCCGCGGGGCATTATCTGGCGGGGCTGCTGAATTCGCTTCTGCCGTACGCGGATATAAGCTGGACTTTCTCGCCCAACAAATTCGCGGTGTTTTTCGCGCTGGCGGTTACCGCTTTTTTCTGGCGGCAGAACATACGCGGGGTGCATGAATCCAGCGAAATAAGCGTGGGCATTGTGGCCTATACCACCGTCATATCCACGGTGCTGCTGGGCTGGGCGGCGTATGCGGTGGCCTCCTCGCCGGTTAAAATGCCGACGTTTGAACTGGCTTTCACCAAAGAATCTCTGGGCTGGGCGTCGGTTGACTGGCTGAAGGCGTTCGGGTTCGCGGGCGTAATCATGGCTTTCGGCCATTCGGTGCTGGCGCTAAGCGGGCTGGAGACAATGGCGCAGGTCTACCGCGAGATGGAATCGCCCAAGATGAAAAATCTCAAAAAGACGGCGGTTTCGGTGTTTGCCTACGCGCTGATTTTCACGGGCGTGCTTACTTTCCTGTGCGCGCTGCTGATACCGCCGGCCTCAATAGCGCAGTATGCGGACAATATGCTCTCCGGCCTTGCGATGTCGCTGCCGGGGCCGATGTGGTCGCGGCTGCTGATGCAGGCGCTTGTGGTGGCGGGCGGGGTGGTGATGCTCTCCGGCGCGGTCAACACCGCCATAATCGGCGCAAACGGGGTGCTGGGCCGCGTCGCCGAAGACGGCGTGCTGGACGACTGGTTCCGCAGGCTCCATCCCAGATACGGCACCACCGGCAGGATAATAAACCTCATCGCGCTGATACAGGTGGTCATAATACTGCTCTGCCGCGGCGACGTTTACCTGCTGGGCGAGGCTTACGCATTTGGCGTGATGTGGAGTTTTGTTTTCATGACGCTTTCAGTGCTGGTGCTGCGCTTCAAAGACGCCTCCGCGCGGGAGTGGATGGTGCCGCTGAATCTGTCCGCCGGACGCTGGAAGCTGCCACTGGGCGTGGCGGCAATCCTTGTCGTGCTAGTTTCGGTGGCGGCGATGAATCTTGTCACCAAGAAGGCGGCCACGGTGTCCGGGGTGGCGTTCACGGCGGTGTTTTACGCGCTGTTCCAGTTCTCTCACAGGCGGGCGCGCGGCCCGGAGGCGGCGGACCAGCCGCACGAGGAGAAAATCAACATCTCCAAAGTCTCCGACATAAGCCGCGAGCTTGAAAAATCCGGCAAGGCGTCCAGAATTCTGGTTGCCGCGCGCAATCCTGAAAATTTGTATCATCTGCAAAAGACGCTTGAGACGGCAGACCGCGACAATACCGACATAGTGGTGCTGACCTCAAGGGTTGCGCGCGGGCTGCAGCTGGGGCCGGAGGAAGCCTCCCCCGGCGCGGAGGAGACGGAGCTTTTCACCCGCGTCATCCTGCTGGCCGAGAAATACGGACGGACCGTCATCCCGCTGTTTGTGCTGTCAAACGATTCGTTTTACGCCATGGCGCAGGTGGCCTGCGCCATGAAGGCGGACCAGATAGTGATGGGCGTCTCCGGCGCGCACGGCGCGGATTCGCAGCTGGAGCGGCTGGTAATGGCCTGGGGCGCGGTCCGAAGCGACGCGCCGGAAAAGCCGGTTCTGGCAAGGGTGATATGGCAGGGGCGCGAACTGTCGTTTGAACTTACATAA
- a CDS encoding PTS sugar transporter subunit IIA, translating to MAKQPAPRFNLASILSPERILILESGLSKNTVIERLSPLVAAQLPDISPEQLLGKIMQREAGISTTLDTGLCIPHARLEIARDFLGALALIPGGIAEPVHGGVTIKAVFLFVSPSDGAFFQKHLRLLAALSSAFQPVFIDKISSLSSPEEIFAAVSAK from the coding sequence ATGGCAAAACAACCTGCTCCGCGCTTTAATCTGGCCTCAATACTGTCGCCGGAACGGATTTTGATACTGGAATCCGGCCTTTCAAAGAACACCGTCATAGAACGGCTGTCCCCGCTTGTCGCCGCGCAGCTGCCGGACATCTCGCCGGAACAACTGCTTGGGAAAATCATGCAGCGCGAGGCCGGCATAAGCACCACACTGGACACCGGTCTGTGCATCCCCCATGCCCGGCTGGAGATTGCCAGGGATTTCCTGGGCGCGCTGGCGCTTATTCCCGGCGGCATTGCCGAGCCGGTGCACGGCGGCGTAACCATCAAGGCGGTGTTCCTGTTCGTCTCGCCGTCGGATGGGGCGTTCTTCCAGAAGCATTTGCGGCTGCTGGCGGCATTATCCTCTGCTTTCCAGCCGGTTTTCATAGATAAAATATCCTCCCTGTCCTCCCCGGAAGAGATTTTCGCGGCAGTAAGCGCAAAATGA
- a CDS encoding transglycosylase SLT domain-containing protein, with amino-acid sequence MHILPVSIILLFAADCFAQQTGSFEIPQPVPHVVAHPEKDDGKAVICEACGKMNFNSLDELSRASVNGSIDLRVMGDAPAIPAVERSLDRSDAGGYPSGKASTARREKRGGPEYAAIIAECARKKNLEPEMIAGLIEAESGFNPKAVSPAGAAGLMQISPAVAAWAARRAGIGFSPADITKPEININLGTEYLSYLLEKFSRDGALAAYKTGQASLSRRP; translated from the coding sequence ATGCATATCTTGCCGGTTTCCATAATTCTGCTGTTTGCGGCGGACTGCTTCGCGCAGCAAACGGGTTCTTTTGAGATTCCGCAGCCGGTGCCGCATGTGGTCGCGCATCCCGAAAAAGATGACGGCAAGGCGGTCATATGCGAGGCCTGCGGGAAAATGAATTTCAATTCGCTGGACGAATTGAGCCGCGCTTCCGTCAACGGCTCCATTGATTTGCGCGTGATGGGCGATGCGCCGGCGATACCCGCCGTGGAGCGCAGCCTTGACCGTTCGGACGCGGGCGGTTACCCCTCCGGGAAGGCGAGCACGGCCCGCAGGGAGAAGCGCGGCGGCCCCGAATACGCCGCAATCATAGCCGAATGCGCCCGGAAAAAAAACCTGGAGCCGGAAATGATTGCCGGGCTGATAGAGGCGGAATCCGGATTTAACCCGAAGGCGGTATCGCCAGCGGGAGCGGCGGGGCTGATGCAGATAAGCCCGGCGGTCGCAGCATGGGCGGCGCGGCGGGCCGGAATCGGATTTTCTCCGGCGGATATAACAAAGCCGGAAATCAATATAAACCTGGGAACGGAGTATTTAAGCTATCTTCTGGAGAAGTTCTCAAGAGACGGCGCGCTGGCAGCCTACAAAACCGGGCAGGCATCGCTCTCGCGCCGTCCGTAG
- the panD gene encoding aspartate 1-decarboxylase codes for MKIEMLKAKIHRVPVTETRLDYEGSITIDRALCRRAGIYEYEKVDVYNVNTGARFTTYALYGKKGQVCVNGAAARLAHKGDKVIIAAYAQLDESEAPSHKPRIVLIS; via the coding sequence ATGAAGATAGAAATGCTTAAAGCCAAAATCCACCGCGTTCCGGTCACGGAGACGCGGCTGGATTACGAAGGCTCCATCACCATAGACAGGGCGCTGTGCCGCCGGGCCGGGATTTACGAGTACGAGAAGGTGGACGTCTACAACGTAAACACCGGCGCGCGCTTTACCACATACGCGCTGTACGGGAAAAAGGGGCAGGTATGCGTCAACGGCGCGGCGGCGCGGCTGGCGCACAAAGGCGACAAGGTTATCATCGCCGCTTACGCACAGCTGGACGAGAGCGAGGCTCCGTCCCACAAGCCGCGCATTGTGCTGATTAGCTGA
- the def gene encoding peptide deformylase — translation MAVKRVCKYGEDILRKKLPPCVYGEIKKDLPSILRDMWDTCEAVRGQGLAANQIGLPLRLAVIAVPAPDKKSAVKLVIINPEIVESGGRMMEEEGCLSLPGLFARVPRSEAVRVRALNEKGAEVEIAARGLAAKALQHEIDHLDGKLFIDRLSGIAKIKAKSEIKSRRAKWEQTDEAAGKFYRPDDE, via the coding sequence ATGGCGGTAAAACGTGTCTGCAAATACGGCGAAGATATTCTGCGCAAAAAGCTCCCCCCCTGCGTCTACGGGGAAATTAAAAAGGACCTCCCCTCTATTTTAAGGGATATGTGGGACACCTGCGAGGCCGTGCGCGGACAGGGCCTTGCCGCCAATCAAATCGGCCTGCCGCTGCGGCTGGCGGTGATAGCCGTTCCCGCTCCCGACAAGAAAAGCGCCGTGAAGCTGGTCATAATCAATCCCGAAATCGTGGAAAGCGGCGGCAGGATGATGGAGGAGGAAGGCTGCCTCTCCCTGCCCGGGCTGTTTGCCAGGGTGCCGCGCAGCGAGGCAGTGCGCGTGCGCGCCCTCAACGAAAAAGGCGCGGAGGTTGAAATCGCCGCGCGCGGCCTGGCGGCCAAGGCCCTTCAGCACGAGATAGACCATCTTGACGGCAAGCTCTTCATAGACAGGCTTTCCGGCATAGCCAAAATAAAGGCCAAGTCCGAAATAAAATCCAGACGCGCGAAATGGGAACAGACCGACGAAGCCGCCGGCAAATTCTACCGCCCGGACGATGAATAG
- a CDS encoding PH domain-containing protein: MDKKYFAASWSEGLKVMTVLVSALLLGMAGYTAQKGFEWASLTVRVPFLILGAVLFAVYALCYAFAPQGYEIDGAFLTIKRPLREIKLPLSGITEAAPIERAALRWSVRLWGVSGLFGFYGLHWKPGLGVYLLYATRCDNLVLLRADKTYVLSPDDAAGFLETVNSRRGGV, from the coding sequence ATGGATAAAAAATACTTCGCCGCCTCCTGGAGCGAGGGGCTTAAGGTGATGACGGTTCTGGTGTCCGCCCTTCTGCTGGGCATGGCGGGCTATACGGCGCAAAAAGGGTTTGAGTGGGCCTCGCTGACCGTGCGGGTTCCTTTCCTCATTCTTGGCGCGGTCTTATTTGCTGTCTATGCGTTGTGCTATGCCTTCGCGCCGCAGGGATACGAGATAGACGGGGCTTTCCTGACAATAAAAAGGCCGCTGCGGGAGATAAAGCTGCCGCTGTCCGGCATAACCGAAGCCGCCCCCATTGAAAGAGCGGCGCTAAGATGGTCCGTGAGGCTGTGGGGCGTAAGCGGGCTGTTCGGCTTTTACGGGCTGCACTGGAAGCCCGGCCTTGGGGTTTATCTGCTTTATGCGACCCGCTGCGATAATCTGGTGCTGCTGCGGGCGGACAAAACCTATGTGCTGAGCCCGGACGACGCCGCCGGTTTTCTGGAAACCGTCAATTCGCGCCGCGGCGGCGTATAA
- a CDS encoding flavoprotein encodes MSKSKNILFQLSGSIACYKACSAISKLVQRGHEVKAVCTPAALKFIGEATLEGLTRKPVYCDMFERKTGLEHISLNKWADVSVVCPATADVISKMAAGIGDDCVTTLFLSHDFKKPFLVAPAMNVNMWNHPATRRSVETLRQWGVKIIEPGAGYQACGDEGRGRLSEPEEIVSAAEAA; translated from the coding sequence ATGTCAAAATCTAAAAATATCCTGTTCCAGCTTTCCGGCTCCATCGCGTGCTACAAGGCCTGCAGCGCGATTTCAAAACTTGTGCAGCGCGGGCATGAGGTCAAGGCGGTTTGCACCCCGGCGGCGCTGAAATTCATCGGCGAGGCGACGCTGGAAGGCCTGACCCGCAAGCCGGTTTACTGCGATATGTTTGAGAGGAAAACCGGGCTGGAGCATATCTCGCTCAACAAATGGGCGGATGTCTCCGTTGTCTGTCCGGCCACCGCCGATGTAATCAGCAAAATGGCCGCCGGCATCGGCGACGACTGCGTTACAACGCTGTTTCTGTCGCACGATTTTAAAAAACCTTTTCTTGTCGCTCCGGCGATGAATGTGAACATGTGGAATCATCCGGCGACGCGGCGTTCGGTGGAGACCCTCAGGCAGTGGGGCGTGAAAATAATAGAGCCGGGCGCCGGCTATCAGGCCTGCGGAGACGAGGGCAGGGGCCGCCTCTCCGAGCCGGAGGAAATAGTGTCGGCGGCGGAGGCTGCATGA
- a CDS encoding phosphopantothenoylcysteine decarboxylase gives MRILVVSGATREYIDGVRFITNFSTGATGAVLARHFSRGHEVLLLRGEAARPAKGVREIIFSDFTDLGAKLKKLLRRRFGMVVMCAAVSDYSVAAIRLGGRRLLPAQRGKLPSGSGLEIKLKPNFKLLDKMPEWSAGKPLIAGFKLTDDASPASREAAARKVSSRITVQNDMRDIRAGIRRFNVYENGVLAATCAGAQSLARKLQKLGEKHAARP, from the coding sequence ATGAGGATACTGGTTGTCTCCGGCGCGACGCGCGAATATATTGACGGCGTGCGCTTTATAACCAATTTCAGCACCGGCGCCACCGGCGCGGTGCTGGCGCGGCATTTCAGCCGCGGGCATGAGGTGCTGCTGCTGCGCGGCGAGGCGGCGCGCCCCGCAAAAGGCGTAAGGGAAATCATATTCTCGGATTTTACGGATTTGGGCGCAAAGCTGAAAAAACTGCTGCGGCGGCGTTTTGGCATGGTTGTCATGTGCGCGGCGGTGAGCGATTATTCGGTGGCGGCAATCCGGCTGGGCGGCAGGAGGCTTTTGCCGGCCCAAAGGGGCAAGCTGCCTTCCGGTAGCGGGCTGGAAATAAAGCTTAAACCCAATTTCAAGCTGCTGGATAAAATGCCGGAATGGAGCGCGGGAAAGCCGCTTATAGCCGGCTTCAAGCTGACAGACGATGCCAGCCCCGCCAGCAGGGAGGCGGCGGCGCGGAAAGTGTCCTCCCGGATAACGGTGCAAAACGACATGCGCGACATAAGGGCCGGCATCCGCAGGTTCAATGTTTATGAAAACGGCGTCCTTGCCGCAACCTGCGCCGGGGCGCAAAGTCTTGCGCGGAAACTTCAGAAACTGGGAGAGAAACATGCTGCTCGCCCTTGA
- a CDS encoding inositol monophosphatase family protein, with amino-acid sequence MEMKIIRRCLLGAGEILKKHFGKVGYSLKSRANLLTKADLQSQRLILRELRRNFPQDDFLAEEDFRKLSGARRLWIIDPLDGTTNYAHGFPASCVSIGLTEDGKPFAGGVYDPFRDEMFTARRGGGAFLNGKKISVSKTGKLKDSLLFTGFPYDRAKRGALYCAFITQFLKICHDVRRTGSAALDMAWTACGRVDGYWELLLNPWDVCAGRIIIEEAGGKVTDFSGRQWGEPLDWGKQTLCSNGLIHREMMGVIRRRGAN; translated from the coding sequence ATGGAAATGAAAATCATACGCCGCTGCCTTCTGGGGGCGGGGGAAATTCTCAAAAAGCATTTCGGCAAAGTCGGGTATTCGCTTAAAAGCAGGGCGAATCTGCTTACCAAGGCGGATTTGCAGTCGCAGCGGCTTATACTGCGCGAACTGCGCCGCAATTTCCCGCAGGACGATTTTCTGGCCGAGGAGGATTTCCGCAAACTCTCCGGCGCGCGGCGGCTGTGGATTATAGACCCGCTGGACGGAACCACCAATTACGCGCACGGATTTCCGGCATCCTGCGTTTCCATAGGGCTGACCGAGGACGGCAAGCCTTTCGCCGGCGGGGTATACGACCCGTTCCGGGACGAGATGTTCACCGCCCGGCGCGGCGGGGGCGCATTCCTCAACGGCAAGAAAATATCCGTCTCAAAAACCGGCAAGCTGAAAGATTCGCTTTTATTCACCGGATTTCCGTACGACCGGGCAAAGCGCGGCGCGTTATACTGCGCCTTCATAACCCAATTCCTGAAAATCTGCCATGATGTGCGCCGCACCGGCTCCGCCGCGCTGGACATGGCCTGGACCGCCTGCGGCAGGGTGGACGGCTACTGGGAACTGCTGCTAAATCCCTGGGACGTCTGCGCCGGGCGCATAATCATAGAAGAAGCCGGAGGAAAGGTTACGGATTTTTCCGGCAGGCAGTGGGGGGAACCGCTTGACTGGGGGAAACAGACGCTCTGCTCCAACGGACTTATTCACCGGGAGATGATGGGCGTTATACGCCGCCGCGGCGCGAATTGA